The Triticum aestivum cultivar Chinese Spring chromosome 7B, IWGSC CS RefSeq v2.1, whole genome shotgun sequence genome window below encodes:
- the LOC123163140 gene encoding uncharacterized protein, producing MDAVESSSPYSPPSLSHKLRTTVCGCFGSPSSPGSGAERPHTGGGRARWRRRVAAAGEFKYDPLSYALNFDDGGSDDGTEAEDAAFRHRNFNSRLPPSPVSASRAPSPKVLNQDGHSPGRSGPGPSPRLDRPSAVRAGPDRAVRRS from the coding sequence ATGGACGCGGTGGAGTCATCGTCGCCCTACTCCCCGCCCTCGCTGAGCCACAAGCTGAGGACGACCGTCTGCGGCTGCTTTGGATCACCATCCTCACCGGGCAGCGGCGCCGAGAGACCGCACACCGGCGGCGGCAGGGCCAGGTGGAGGCGGCGCGTGGCGGCCGCGGGGGAGTTCAAGTACGACCCTCTCAGCTACGCGCTCAACTTCGACGACGGCGGCAGCGACGACGGCACGGAAGCAGAGGATGCGGCCTTCCGGCACAGAAACTTCAActcgcgcctccctccctcgccggtGTCGGCCTCCCGAGCGCCATCACCTAAAGTCCTGAATCAGGATGGACACagtccgggccggtccggtcccggtccgagccCTCGTTTGGACCGGCCGTCGGCGGTCCGAGCCGGACCGGACCGAGCAGTGCGGCGGTCTTGA